A region from the Rufibacter sp. DG15C genome encodes:
- a CDS encoding OmpA family protein, whose amino-acid sequence MKILKGTLTAMLAGSLIFSSCKSSETASTGTTTGTTQNKGMSKTAKGGIIGAGSGAIIGGIIGKATGNTARGAIIGAAAGGATGAIIGRRMDKQAEELEREMKNAQVERVGEGIKVTFDAGLLFATNSAELQSSSRADIAKLAETLKKYPGTNVLVEGHADNTGNDAINQPLSERRAQAVANYATSLGVESSRIQTRGYGSTQPIADNSTATGRQQNRRVEVAIFASEELKKAAERGEVKY is encoded by the coding sequence ATGAAAATTCTAAAAGGAACACTCACCGCTATGTTAGCAGGAAGCTTGATCTTCTCTTCTTGTAAATCAAGCGAAACTGCTAGCACTGGTACTACTACCGGCACTACTCAGAATAAAGGAATGAGCAAAACCGCGAAAGGCGGTATCATAGGTGCCGGTTCTGGTGCCATCATTGGTGGTATCATTGGTAAGGCCACTGGTAACACGGCTCGTGGAGCCATCATTGGCGCGGCTGCGGGTGGTGCCACTGGTGCGATCATTGGTCGTAGAATGGACAAGCAGGCTGAAGAGCTTGAGCGTGAAATGAAAAACGCGCAGGTAGAACGTGTAGGCGAGGGTATCAAAGTAACCTTTGACGCTGGTCTATTGTTCGCTACTAACTCTGCTGAGCTACAGTCTTCTTCAAGAGCAGACATCGCTAAACTAGCCGAGACCTTGAAGAAATACCCAGGTACCAACGTATTGGTGGAAGGACACGCAGACAACACTGGTAACGATGCCATCAACCAGCCGCTTTCTGAGCGTAGAGCCCAGGCTGTTGCCAACTATGCCACTTCTTTAGGGGTAGAGTCTAGCCGCATCCAGACCCGTGGTTATGGTTCAACCCAGCCAATTGCAGACAACTCTACGGCTACTGGTCGTCAGCAGAACCGTCGTGTAGAGGTGGCCATCTTCGCGAGTGAAGAATTGAAGAAAGCCGCTGAGCGTGGTGAAGTGAAATACTAA
- the accD gene encoding acetyl-CoA carboxylase, carboxyltransferase subunit beta — protein sequence MSWFRRVEKGIVTPTEQKKETPDGLWHKCPECKAVTSKAEHRQNLYTCPKCDHHDRVNSHEYFEILFDDNAFTELDENMSSGDPLHFVDTKAYPDRIKATQRKTNLKDAVRTAHGKANGLDLVVACMDFNFIGGSMGSVVGEKISRAIDYSRQHNIPFMMISKSGGARMMEAGFSLMQMAKTSAKLALLSEAKIPYISLLTDPTTGGVTASYAMLGDFNISEPGALIGFAGPRVIKETIGKDLPKGFQSAEFVLEHGFLDFIVHRKALKDRVAQLIAMLAPSEAVIKEKSAKNSGAN from the coding sequence ATGTCTTGGTTTAGAAGAGTAGAAAAAGGCATCGTTACCCCAACGGAGCAAAAGAAGGAAACCCCAGACGGGTTGTGGCATAAATGCCCTGAGTGCAAGGCGGTTACCAGCAAGGCAGAACACAGACAAAACCTCTACACCTGCCCCAAGTGTGACCACCATGACCGTGTCAACTCACATGAGTACTTTGAAATCCTCTTTGATGACAACGCCTTCACAGAGCTGGATGAGAACATGAGCTCAGGAGACCCCTTGCACTTTGTAGACACCAAGGCCTACCCAGACCGCATCAAGGCTACCCAGCGCAAGACCAACCTGAAGGACGCCGTGCGCACCGCCCATGGCAAGGCCAATGGCCTGGACCTGGTGGTGGCCTGTATGGACTTTAACTTTATTGGGGGTTCTATGGGCTCTGTGGTAGGGGAGAAGATCTCAAGAGCCATTGACTACAGCCGCCAGCACAACATCCCGTTCATGATGATCTCAAAGTCTGGGGGCGCGCGCATGATGGAGGCTGGTTTCTCCTTGATGCAAATGGCCAAGACATCGGCTAAGCTAGCTCTCTTGTCTGAAGCTAAAATCCCGTACATCTCTTTATTAACAGACCCAACCACAGGTGGCGTGACCGCCTCTTATGCCATGCTCGGGGATTTTAACATCTCTGAGCCGGGTGCTTTGATTGGCTTTGCCGGACCGCGCGTGATTAAAGAGACCATTGGCAAGGACCTGCCCAAAGGCTTCCAGAGCGCTGAGTTTGTCTTGGAGCATGGCTTCCTGGACTTTATAGTGCACCGCAAAGCTTTGAAAGACCGCGTGGCGCAGCTAATTGCCATGTTGGCACCTTCAGAGGCAGTCATCAAAGAAAAATCTGCAAAGAATTCTGGCGCTAATTAA
- a CDS encoding class I fructose-bisphosphate aldolase codes for MSVQTVTSLLGKDAESLLNYQATAIPKELLHLPGPDFLDRVFVNSNRSPQVLRNLGQLFNNGRLAGSGYVSILPVDQGIEHTAGASFAPNPIYFDPESIIKLAIEGGCNAVATTFGNLAMLSRKYAHRIPFVVKINHNELLTYPNKFDQIMFGSVEEAWNLGAAAVGATIYFGSEESSRQIIEVAEAFEQAHQLGMATILWCYTRNNAFKKDGTDYHVSADLTGQANHLGVTIQADIIKQKLPENNGGFTAINFAKSHPKMYSDLTTNHPIDLTRYQVANCYMGRAGLINSGGESKGESDLADAVRTAVINKRAGGMGLISGRKAFQKDMKAGVALLNAIQDVYLDQDITIA; via the coding sequence ATGAGTGTACAAACCGTTACTTCTCTCTTAGGCAAAGACGCCGAATCCTTGTTAAACTACCAAGCCACCGCCATCCCGAAGGAGCTGCTTCATCTGCCCGGCCCCGATTTCTTAGACCGCGTGTTTGTGAACTCCAACCGCTCGCCGCAGGTGCTGCGCAACCTGGGCCAGCTCTTTAACAACGGGCGCCTGGCGGGCAGCGGCTACGTGTCCATCCTGCCCGTGGACCAAGGCATTGAGCACACCGCCGGAGCCTCGTTTGCGCCCAACCCGATTTACTTTGACCCTGAGAGCATCATCAAATTGGCTATTGAGGGAGGGTGCAATGCCGTGGCCACTACGTTTGGCAACCTGGCCATGCTCAGCAGAAAGTATGCGCACCGAATTCCGTTTGTGGTCAAAATCAACCATAACGAGCTGCTCACCTATCCCAATAAGTTTGACCAGATCATGTTTGGGTCTGTGGAGGAGGCCTGGAATCTAGGCGCGGCGGCGGTGGGAGCTACCATTTACTTCGGGTCTGAGGAGTCTAGCCGTCAGATAATTGAGGTGGCCGAGGCCTTTGAGCAGGCGCACCAGCTGGGCATGGCCACCATCCTCTGGTGCTACACCCGCAACAACGCCTTTAAGAAGGACGGCACAGACTACCACGTCTCCGCAGATTTGACTGGGCAGGCCAACCACCTGGGTGTCACCATACAGGCAGACATCATCAAACAGAAACTACCGGAGAACAACGGTGGGTTTACGGCCATCAACTTTGCCAAGAGCCACCCCAAGATGTACTCAGACCTCACCACCAACCATCCCATTGACCTCACGCGCTACCAGGTGGCCAACTGCTACATGGGCCGGGCGGGTTTGATTAACTCGGGCGGGGAGTCTAAAGGCGAGTCTGACTTAGCAGACGCGGTGCGCACGGCCGTCATCAACAAGCGGGCCGGCGGCATGGGCTTGATCTCGGGGAGAAAGGCATTCCAGAAAGACATGAAGGCCGGCGTGGCGCTGTTGAATGCCATCCAGGATGTTTATTTGGACCAGGACATTACCATTGCGTAA
- a CDS encoding flagellar motor protein MotB: MKRTRFAASSLAVLLAVTSLGSCVSTKKYKELEASKNALEQEKAAAQRSLEEANANVRDRDAKLAQYQQQIAQKEKILNELRASVNEALSGFKEQGLTVNVRDGKVYVTMPEKLLFATGSTKVNPNGQNALGKLASAIKNQRDTEIVVEGHTDDVAVDPSNVTFKDNWDLSVLRATEVTRLLINNGVAPQMIVPAGRGQYTPLAMTRTPEARQSNRRTEIILAPNFEKILNLLQND; this comes from the coding sequence ATGAAAAGAACACGTTTCGCCGCCTCTTCCCTAGCAGTTTTATTGGCAGTCACCTCATTAGGTTCTTGCGTTTCTACCAAGAAATACAAGGAACTAGAAGCAAGTAAAAACGCGCTGGAGCAAGAGAAAGCCGCTGCGCAGCGTAGTCTGGAAGAAGCCAACGCCAACGTGCGCGACCGCGACGCCAAGCTGGCCCAATACCAACAGCAGATTGCCCAAAAAGAAAAGATACTGAATGAGCTGCGCGCCTCAGTGAATGAGGCATTGTCTGGTTTTAAAGAGCAGGGCCTGACCGTGAACGTTCGCGACGGCAAGGTGTACGTGACCATGCCCGAAAAACTTCTCTTTGCCACCGGCAGCACCAAAGTGAACCCCAACGGCCAGAACGCCCTGGGCAAACTGGCCAGCGCTATCAAAAACCAACGTGATACTGAGATTGTAGTGGAAGGCCACACCGATGACGTGGCGGTGGACCCGTCTAACGTTACTTTTAAAGACAACTGGGACCTGAGCGTGTTGCGTGCCACCGAAGTGACGCGCCTCTTGATCAACAACGGCGTGGCCCCGCAAATGATCGTGCCCGCCGGCCGCGGCCAGTATACGCCGTTGGCCATGACCCGCACGCCAGAGGCCCGTCAAAGCAACCGCCGCACCGAGATCATCCTGGCCCCCAACTTTGAGAAAATCCTGAACCTGTTGCAAAACGACTAA
- a CDS encoding OmpA family protein, which yields MIKKPLLRYAGVALLGTCLLGSCTTTKKYNALLAQKVNLEREKADCETSLAAITNERTDLNKQVADLTSYRQQLASDTTQLGNVLRKTQALYNDMSDSYDKLMKNHDKLMANSALESSKLSKDLTRREEELKKLNDALAKNRSQVDQLSTDLKSREERLNELERILSEKDKAVNALKTKVSNALLGFNSKDLTVNVQNGKVYVSLSEQLLFKSGSTKVDAKGQDALRKLATALKDQNDVNVVVEGHTDDVPVSKGTLGMQDNWDLSVLRATEITRILTTAGLAGTKITPSGRAENVPLVAAKTADARQKNRRTEIILTPKLDELFKILEVN from the coding sequence ATGATTAAAAAACCTCTACTACGCTATGCCGGTGTAGCCTTGCTTGGTACGTGCCTGTTGGGTTCCTGCACCACCACCAAAAAATATAATGCCCTCCTGGCCCAGAAAGTAAACCTGGAGCGCGAGAAAGCCGACTGCGAAACCTCACTGGCTGCCATCACCAATGAGCGCACCGACCTGAACAAACAGGTAGCCGATTTGACCAGCTACCGTCAGCAGCTGGCCTCAGACACCACCCAATTGGGTAACGTATTGCGCAAAACCCAGGCGCTCTACAATGACATGAGCGACAGTTATGACAAGCTCATGAAGAACCATGACAAGCTCATGGCCAACAGCGCGCTGGAGTCCTCTAAGCTCTCCAAAGACTTGACCCGCCGCGAAGAAGAACTGAAGAAACTGAACGATGCCCTGGCCAAGAACCGCTCGCAGGTAGACCAGCTTTCTACAGATTTGAAATCACGCGAAGAGCGCCTGAACGAACTGGAGCGCATCCTCTCTGAGAAGGATAAGGCCGTGAACGCCCTTAAAACCAAAGTAAGCAACGCCCTGTTGGGCTTTAATAGCAAAGACCTGACCGTGAACGTGCAGAACGGCAAAGTGTACGTCTCTCTTTCTGAGCAACTCTTGTTCAAGTCTGGCTCCACCAAAGTAGACGCCAAAGGCCAGGACGCCCTCCGCAAATTAGCCACCGCCCTAAAAGATCAGAACGATGTGAACGTGGTAGTGGAAGGCCACACAGATGACGTACCGGTTTCTAAAGGCACCCTAGGCATGCAGGACAACTGGGACCTGAGCGTGCTGCGCGCCACCGAGATCACCCGCATCTTGACCACCGCCGGCTTAGCCGGCACCAAAATCACGCCTTCTGGCCGCGCCGAGAACGTGCCCTTAGTTGCCGCTAAGACCGCCGACGCCCGCCAGAAGAACCGCCGCACCGAGATTATCCTCACCCCAAAATTGGACGAGCTCTTCAAGATTCTGGAAGTGAATTAA
- a CDS encoding MaoC family dehydratase has translation MSKLTIDSFEKLQQYEGQEIGVSEYHTITQEQIQKFAEATLDYQWIHLDAERSQTESPFKSTIAHGYLTVSLLPYLWGQIIEIQNLKMQVNYEIESLRFNQAVLVDSAVRLRVKLLSAVNLRGVIKARLEVTMEIQDTKKPAFSGVITFLYHFN, from the coding sequence ATGAGCAAACTTACCATTGACAGCTTTGAGAAACTGCAGCAATATGAGGGCCAGGAAATAGGCGTTTCTGAGTACCATACCATCACGCAGGAGCAGATCCAGAAATTTGCCGAGGCCACCCTAGATTACCAATGGATTCACCTGGACGCCGAGCGCTCCCAGACCGAGTCTCCGTTCAAGAGCACCATCGCGCACGGCTACCTGACCGTCTCCCTGCTACCATACCTGTGGGGACAGATCATTGAGATACAGAACCTCAAGATGCAGGTGAACTATGAAATTGAAAGCCTACGCTTTAACCAAGCGGTTTTAGTAGACAGCGCCGTGCGCTTACGCGTAAAGCTACTTTCTGCGGTGAACTTGCGCGGCGTCATCAAAGCCCGCTTGGAAGTGACCATGGAGATTCAAGACACCAAGAAACCCGCCTTCTCCGGCGTCATCACCTTCTTGTACCACTTTAACTAA
- a CDS encoding NADH:flavin oxidoreductase/NADH oxidase: protein MASLFTPLTLRGIQLKNRIAISPMCQYSSEDGFANDWHLVHLGSRAVGGAGLIILEATAVSPEGRITPDDLGLWKDEHLPFLERIVSFLHSQGSVAGIQLAHAGRKASHTSPWKDGTAIPPQANNGWQTVAPSAIPFLEGEPTPLALDQAGIDKVIADFKAAAQRALTAGFKVIELHGAHGYLLHEFLSPLSNHRTDQYGGSFENRIRLLLEVTQAVRSVWPEEYPLFVRLSATDWTEGGWTLDDSLELAKILKGHGVDLIDCSTGGNVPKAPIPVGPLYQVRFAEEIKKEAGIMTGAVGIITTSQEAEAIVSSGQADLVLLARQSLRDPNFPLRAAHELGEELEWPVQYERAKFR, encoded by the coding sequence ATGGCTTCACTTTTCACACCGCTCACCCTTAGAGGCATCCAGCTTAAAAATAGAATTGCCATCTCGCCCATGTGCCAATACTCTTCTGAGGACGGATTTGCCAATGACTGGCATCTGGTGCACCTGGGTAGCCGGGCCGTGGGCGGAGCCGGCCTCATTATTCTGGAGGCTACCGCCGTCTCGCCCGAGGGAAGGATCACGCCAGACGATTTAGGCCTTTGGAAAGACGAGCACCTCCCGTTTCTGGAACGCATCGTGTCATTTTTGCACAGCCAAGGCTCGGTGGCCGGCATCCAGCTGGCGCACGCGGGCCGCAAGGCCAGCCACACTTCTCCCTGGAAAGACGGCACTGCTATTCCGCCGCAGGCTAACAATGGTTGGCAGACCGTGGCGCCCAGCGCCATTCCTTTTCTGGAAGGTGAGCCTACGCCATTGGCCTTGGACCAGGCAGGCATTGACAAAGTCATCGCAGATTTTAAGGCCGCGGCGCAGCGGGCCCTCACGGCGGGTTTCAAGGTAATTGAACTGCACGGCGCGCATGGCTACCTGCTGCACGAGTTCCTGTCACCGCTCAGCAATCACCGCACCGACCAGTACGGCGGCTCCTTTGAGAACAGGATCAGGCTGCTGTTAGAAGTAACCCAGGCGGTGCGCTCCGTCTGGCCAGAGGAGTATCCGCTGTTCGTGCGGCTTTCTGCCACAGACTGGACCGAAGGCGGCTGGACGCTGGACGACTCCCTGGAACTGGCCAAGATCCTGAAAGGCCATGGTGTGGATTTGATTGACTGCTCAACTGGCGGCAACGTACCCAAAGCGCCCATTCCGGTGGGGCCCTTGTACCAGGTTCGGTTTGCTGAAGAGATAAAAAAGGAGGCGGGTATCATGACCGGCGCCGTGGGCATCATCACCACCAGCCAAGAGGCCGAAGCCATCGTTTCCAGCGGACAGGCTGACCTGGTGCTGCTAGCCCGCCAGTCTTTGCGGGACCCCAACTTCCCGCTCAGGGCCGCGCATGAACTAGGCGAAGAACTAGAATGGCCGGTCCAATATGAGCGCGCGAAGTTCAGGTAA
- a CDS encoding triple tyrosine motif-containing protein, which translates to MFPLRFFIGISIGFLLFWTTAVSAQDYFFGNPVIRNFKPDEFKGGIQSWGIVQDDRELLYVANNFGLLEFDGATWNMYSVKSGTKVRSVYVAKKGRVYVGSQGDFGYFEPNKSGILTYNSLADSLPVKDRNLDEVWRIYEQAGHIYFFTFKNIYQYTPGQKVEVIKTNGPLEFTFQANKNLYTLAWNKGLCQFENNKLTLLPGGEFFAQKQIASVLPYDRDRLLIVTIKEGLFLYDGQQINPFTLQKEPSCQGLVINQAILLKDGNFALGTQNKGLVVVDNQGRLVLHTSVQDGLLDNTIHTLYQDTQDNLWLGLNNGLAMVELSSPFSKLDGTLGLAGTGYAAMQKGNSLFVGTNSGLYVSNITSGKKRFTLVPNSTGQVYHLDHIGGQLLMAHHNGPFLIKGNSANLIYPQGGAWEFVQVPNQPDRLIYGSYYGLSLLSSAPEGLQLLQKFKGLDESSRVLEFDKDGDLWMAHGYKGIFRITFDARYERIVKVQFYNSKNGFPSDQLINMEKINNELIFPAMSGVYRFNKATNRFVLDKAYASLFAPEEHVIEMEEDIQGNIYFISNQRVGKISFNKFGKPTIEEKLFRNIKDQLNDDLSYIQILDLNNVLFGAKDGFIHYNAAKPKRMAPFQTRLAHVTGTAGERDSLLLTGRLLDQASGIDWKYAFNSLRFVYASSFYEQPEKTQYQYYLENFDGGWSSWTPKTEKEYTNLPEGTYIFRVKARNVYGTISEAQPFEFTIRPPFYRSSWAFLLYALLGGLIIGAVAMQVDRRFKTEKRRLILDKERKLGQKEMEIREITNQSEQEIDRLRDEKLQAEIDHKNRELTYSTIHLINKNELLTTVKAELQNIIKNGGRAAQADELNRIIKNIDHNITSEVDWKQFELHFNHVHGDFIHRLQDRFPNLTPQEIKLSTYLRLNLTTKDIAQLLNISVRGVEISRYRLRKRLELDRSENLTDFMLKF; encoded by the coding sequence ATGTTCCCACTTAGGTTTTTCATTGGTATTTCAATTGGGTTTCTTCTGTTCTGGACTACAGCAGTCTCGGCGCAGGACTACTTCTTTGGCAATCCGGTAATTCGCAACTTCAAGCCTGATGAGTTTAAGGGCGGCATCCAGAGTTGGGGTATTGTCCAGGATGATAGAGAACTCTTGTATGTAGCCAATAACTTTGGGTTGCTGGAGTTTGACGGGGCTACCTGGAACATGTACTCTGTTAAATCTGGGACCAAAGTGCGGTCTGTGTATGTGGCTAAGAAAGGACGGGTCTACGTGGGCAGCCAGGGCGACTTTGGATATTTTGAGCCTAACAAATCGGGTATTCTTACCTATAATTCGTTAGCTGATAGCCTGCCAGTCAAGGACCGGAACCTAGATGAGGTGTGGCGCATCTATGAGCAGGCAGGCCACATCTATTTTTTTACCTTCAAAAACATCTACCAGTATACCCCGGGTCAGAAAGTAGAAGTCATCAAGACGAATGGCCCTTTAGAGTTTACCTTTCAGGCCAATAAGAATCTGTACACCCTTGCCTGGAACAAGGGCCTTTGCCAGTTTGAGAACAATAAACTAACCCTGTTGCCCGGCGGTGAGTTTTTCGCGCAGAAGCAAATTGCCTCTGTCTTGCCGTATGACAGAGACCGGCTGTTGATTGTGACCATTAAAGAAGGCTTGTTTCTGTATGATGGGCAGCAAATAAACCCCTTTACTCTACAAAAAGAACCTTCCTGTCAGGGGCTGGTCATTAACCAGGCCATTCTTTTAAAGGACGGCAACTTTGCCTTGGGCACCCAGAACAAGGGATTAGTGGTGGTAGATAACCAAGGCCGGCTGGTTTTGCATACCTCGGTACAGGACGGCCTTTTAGACAATACCATCCACACGCTGTACCAAGACACTCAGGACAATCTCTGGCTAGGCCTCAACAACGGTCTGGCCATGGTAGAGTTGAGTTCTCCGTTTAGCAAGCTGGACGGGACGCTGGGTTTGGCAGGGACGGGGTACGCGGCCATGCAAAAGGGCAACTCCTTGTTTGTGGGCACCAACAGCGGGCTGTACGTCTCCAACATCACCTCAGGTAAAAAGCGGTTCACGCTGGTGCCCAACAGCACGGGTCAGGTGTATCATTTAGACCATATTGGCGGACAGTTGCTCATGGCCCACCACAACGGTCCTTTTTTAATTAAAGGCAACAGCGCCAATCTGATCTATCCGCAGGGCGGGGCCTGGGAGTTCGTGCAGGTGCCCAACCAACCTGACAGACTGATCTATGGCTCCTATTACGGGCTTAGCCTGTTGTCTTCCGCGCCAGAAGGGTTACAACTCTTGCAGAAATTTAAGGGCTTGGACGAGTCCTCAAGGGTGTTAGAGTTTGACAAAGACGGCGACCTTTGGATGGCCCACGGTTACAAGGGCATTTTCAGGATTACGTTTGATGCCCGGTATGAGAGAATTGTGAAGGTGCAGTTCTATAACTCCAAAAACGGATTCCCCTCTGACCAGCTCATCAACATGGAGAAGATCAACAATGAGCTGATTTTCCCGGCCATGAGCGGCGTCTACAGGTTTAACAAAGCTACCAACCGGTTTGTGTTGGACAAGGCATACGCCTCCTTGTTTGCGCCAGAAGAGCACGTGATTGAGATGGAGGAAGACATCCAGGGCAACATCTATTTCATTTCTAACCAGCGGGTGGGCAAAATCTCCTTTAATAAGTTTGGCAAGCCTACTATTGAAGAAAAGCTCTTCCGGAACATCAAGGACCAGCTGAATGATGACTTGAGCTACATCCAGATTCTGGATTTGAACAACGTGCTGTTTGGCGCCAAGGACGGCTTTATTCATTACAACGCGGCCAAGCCCAAGCGCATGGCACCTTTCCAGACCAGGCTGGCACACGTGACCGGCACCGCCGGAGAAAGAGACTCTTTGCTATTAACCGGTAGATTGCTGGACCAGGCTAGTGGCATAGATTGGAAGTATGCGTTTAACTCCCTTAGGTTTGTGTACGCCTCATCTTTTTATGAGCAGCCCGAGAAGACGCAGTACCAATACTACCTGGAAAACTTTGACGGCGGCTGGTCTTCTTGGACGCCTAAAACGGAGAAAGAATACACCAACCTACCCGAGGGCACCTACATCTTCCGGGTAAAGGCCAGAAACGTTTACGGCACCATCAGTGAGGCGCAGCCTTTTGAGTTTACCATCCGGCCGCCGTTCTACCGAAGCAGTTGGGCGTTTTTGCTATATGCCTTGCTGGGCGGCTTGATCATTGGCGCAGTGGCCATGCAGGTGGACCGACGGTTTAAAACCGAAAAACGTCGCCTCATCCTGGACAAAGAGCGCAAACTGGGGCAGAAGGAGATGGAGATCAGGGAGATCACCAACCAAAGCGAGCAGGAGATTGACCGCCTGCGGGACGAGAAACTGCAAGCCGAGATTGACCACAAAAACCGCGAGCTCACTTATTCCACCATTCACCTGATTAACAAGAATGAGCTGCTCACCACGGTCAAGGCAGAGCTGCAGAACATTATCAAGAACGGAGGCCGCGCCGCGCAGGCAGATGAGCTGAACCGCATCATCAAGAACATTGACCACAACATCACCAGCGAGGTAGACTGGAAACAGTTTGAGCTGCACTTTAACCACGTGCACGGTGACTTTATTCATCGCCTACAGGACAGGTTCCCTAACCTCACCCCGCAGGAAATAAAACTAAGTACCTACCTGCGCCTCAACCTCACCACCAAGGACATCGCCCAGCTGCTCAACATCTCGGTGCGCGGCGTAGAGATCAGCCGTTACCGCCTCCGGAAAAGGCTGGAACTGGACCGCAGCGAAAACCTCACCGATTTCATGCTCAAGTTCTAG